One window of Candidatus Eisenbacteria bacterium genomic DNA carries:
- a CDS encoding wax ester/triacylglycerol synthase family O-acyltransferase, producing the protein MGRAAHHERLSALDATFLAIEDRCSHMHIGSVGVFEAEPGMGSAGALDLDSVHHLVSVVLDSVPRYHQRVETTPIFGHPVWVDDASFNLNYHLRHTRLPLPGDERQLKRLAGRVMSQQLDRGKPLWESWFVEGLEGNRFAVVSKVHHCMVDGIGGVEMTTATLRPAPGPDPRLAEQSRPFQPRPVPRPRELVCAELWHRLGGALGFAGAAARGVTQPRATASIVGGTLEGLAESLTTAFRPASPTPLNVAIGPHRRFDWTAIDLAVVKAVRTRLGGTVNDVVLAVVAGAMRRYLGARGVDVDRLDFRAMVPVNLRAGYGGTGNRVASVLVRLPVDVADMERRLQRVRQEMETAKHSHQIDAARAIEDITDWTMTTLIAQSARLASVSQPFNLVVTNVPGPQFPLYFLGARLVAAYPLVPLFQRQALGIALFSYDGRLFWGINADWDAVPDVHDLVAAIDTEFRLLGVTAGAEPAATLEAAV; encoded by the coding sequence ATGGGCCGAGCTGCGCACCACGAACGGCTTTCCGCCCTGGACGCGACGTTTCTCGCCATCGAGGACCGGTGCTCGCACATGCACATCGGCTCGGTGGGCGTCTTCGAGGCGGAGCCCGGCATGGGCTCGGCCGGCGCCCTGGATCTCGACAGCGTCCACCATCTCGTGTCTGTCGTTCTCGATAGCGTCCCGCGCTATCACCAACGCGTCGAGACGACCCCGATCTTCGGCCATCCCGTCTGGGTGGACGACGCCTCCTTCAATCTCAACTACCATCTCCGCCACACGCGCCTGCCGCTCCCCGGCGACGAGCGTCAGCTGAAGCGCCTCGCGGGCCGCGTGATGTCCCAGCAGCTCGACCGGGGCAAGCCGCTCTGGGAGTCGTGGTTCGTCGAAGGGCTCGAGGGCAACCGCTTCGCCGTCGTGTCGAAGGTCCACCACTGCATGGTGGACGGCATCGGCGGCGTCGAGATGACGACTGCCACGCTGCGGCCCGCCCCGGGACCCGATCCTCGGCTCGCCGAGCAATCGCGGCCGTTCCAGCCGCGGCCGGTACCGCGACCGCGCGAGCTCGTGTGCGCCGAGCTCTGGCACCGGCTCGGGGGAGCGCTCGGATTCGCCGGCGCCGCCGCGCGTGGTGTCACGCAGCCGCGAGCGACGGCCTCGATCGTCGGCGGTACGCTCGAGGGGCTGGCCGAGAGCCTCACGACGGCCTTCCGTCCCGCATCGCCGACTCCCTTGAACGTCGCGATCGGACCGCACCGCCGTTTCGATTGGACTGCGATCGACCTGGCCGTGGTGAAGGCCGTGAGGACCCGGCTCGGCGGCACGGTCAACGACGTCGTGCTGGCCGTCGTCGCGGGTGCGATGCGCCGCTACCTCGGCGCCCGCGGCGTCGACGTCGACCGGCTCGACTTCCGCGCCATGGTACCCGTCAATCTCCGCGCCGGGTACGGCGGGACTGGCAACCGGGTGGCGAGCGTCCTCGTCCGGCTACCCGTCGACGTGGCCGACATGGAACGTCGGCTCCAACGCGTGCGCCAGGAGATGGAGACGGCAAAGCACTCGCATCAGATCGACGCGGCGCGCGCGATCGAGGACATCACCGACTGGACCATGACGACGCTGATCGCCCAGTCGGCGCGGCTCGCTTCGGTGTCGCAGCCCTTCAACCTCGTGGTGACGAACGTCCCCGGACCACAGTTCCCGCTCTACTTCCTGGGCGCCCGCCTGGTCGCCGCCTATCCCCTCGTGCCGCTCTTCCAGCGCCAGGCGCTCGGGATCGCGCTGTTCAGCTACGACGGGCGGCTCTTCTGGGGCATCAACGCCGACTGGGACGCGGTGCCCGACGTACACGACCTGGTCGCGGCGATCGACACCGAATTCCGGCTACTCGGCGTGACGGCGGGCGCCGAGCCCGCGGCGACGCTCGAAGCCGCGGTGTAG
- a CDS encoding ABC transporter ATP-binding protein, producing the protein MKTSALQQIVEVEPRPRLRAVSSAVVLRDLRREYDGREVVRGVSLEVREGEIFGLLGPNGAGKTTLLSMISTRLRPTSGDVWVYGKHVVHDLDAARRLLNVAPQEEALYRTLTAAENLAFFAELYGVPRAQRRRAVADTLDVVGLTGRKDDRVDTYSGGMRRRLNLGCALVSGPRVVLLDEPTVAVDPQSRAHIFDAVRALRARGTTILYTTHHLQEAEGLCDRIAIMDEGRVVASGTLPELLALSRTTEVVELRLREALQTTAPLRALDGVRGVEVVGPELRISTSRAQQVLPRLYRAVSALGHSVVRTRVTPVTLDDVFLELTGKELRD; encoded by the coding sequence ATGAAGACATCCGCGCTGCAGCAGATCGTCGAGGTCGAACCGCGACCACGCCTGCGCGCGGTGTCCTCGGCCGTCGTGCTCCGCGATCTCCGTCGCGAGTACGACGGTCGCGAGGTCGTGCGCGGGGTCTCGCTCGAGGTTCGCGAGGGAGAGATCTTCGGGCTCCTCGGCCCGAACGGCGCCGGCAAGACGACCCTCCTGTCGATGATCTCGACCCGTCTGCGGCCGACGAGCGGCGACGTTTGGGTGTACGGCAAGCACGTCGTGCACGACCTCGATGCCGCGCGCCGGCTGCTGAACGTCGCGCCGCAGGAGGAAGCGCTCTATCGCACTCTCACGGCTGCCGAGAACCTCGCCTTCTTCGCGGAGCTGTACGGCGTGCCGCGCGCGCAGCGCCGGCGCGCAGTCGCCGACACGCTCGATGTGGTCGGCCTCACGGGACGCAAGGACGACCGCGTCGACACGTACTCGGGCGGCATGCGCCGGCGACTGAACCTCGGCTGCGCGCTCGTGAGCGGCCCGCGCGTCGTGCTGCTGGACGAACCCACGGTCGCCGTCGATCCGCAGTCGCGCGCGCACATCTTCGATGCCGTCCGTGCGCTCCGCGCCCGCGGCACGACGATCCTCTACACCACGCACCATCTGCAGGAAGCCGAGGGCCTGTGCGACCGCATCGCCATCATGGACGAGGGGCGGGTGGTGGCGTCGGGGACCCTTCCCGAGCTTCTCGCCCTCTCGCGCACGACCGAGGTCGTGGAGCTCCGCCTGCGCGAGGCGCTCCAGACGACGGCGCCCCTGCGCGCGCTCGACGGCGTACGTGGCGTCGAGGTGGTCGGGCCCGAGCTCCGCATCTCGACCTCGCGCGCGCAGCAGGTGCTGCCGCGGCTGTATCGAGCGGTGTCCGCCCTCGGGCACAGCGTCGTGCGCACGCGCGTGACGCCGGTGACGCTCGACGACGTGTTCCTCGAGCTCACGGGGAAAGAGTTGCGCGACTGA
- a CDS encoding alpha/beta fold hydrolase, whose product MERQGETNSWTTGLRGLRVLGSELSALVQVVSALPRRSLATDTLDDGYGHPIPCVLVHGVLGDSTNFTTLRRHLARHGIRRFSSFGYRPRLDYQRLTAPFGEHVSRVCRETAAPQVDVVAHSLGGLVVRYFVQTVGAHLVRRLVTLGTPYLACTNPSQELSIFAEHDAIVPPPLDGAHRRMHVIEGCGHLGLLTDERVLAAVLRDLIRPTLVVGRVDARAA is encoded by the coding sequence ATGGAACGTCAGGGTGAGACGAATAGCTGGACGACAGGCCTCCGTGGACTACGAGTCCTCGGCAGCGAACTCTCCGCCCTCGTCCAGGTCGTCAGCGCCCTGCCCCGCCGATCGCTCGCGACCGACACGCTGGACGACGGGTACGGCCATCCGATCCCGTGCGTCCTCGTGCACGGCGTTCTCGGCGACTCGACGAACTTCACAACCCTCCGCCGCCATCTCGCTCGTCACGGCATCCGCCGGTTCTCGAGCTTCGGGTACCGGCCACGCCTCGACTACCAACGGCTCACCGCGCCCTTCGGCGAGCACGTGTCGCGTGTGTGTCGCGAGACCGCTGCGCCACAGGTCGACGTCGTCGCCCATAGCTTGGGTGGCCTCGTCGTGCGGTACTTCGTGCAAACGGTCGGCGCGCACCTCGTGCGCCGCCTCGTGACGCTCGGCACGCCGTACCTCGCCTGCACGAACCCGTCGCAAGAGCTCTCGATCTTCGCGGAGCACGACGCGATCGTGCCACCGCCCCTCGACGGAGCACATCGCAGAATGCACGTTATCGAGGGGTGCGGACACTTGGGCCTGCTCACGGACGAGCGAGTGCTCGCAGCGGTCCTACGTGACCTCATCCGCCCGACGCTGGTCGTTGGTCGCGTCGATGCCCGTGCCGCCTGA
- a CDS encoding TolC family protein: MPAYEAALSQTEHARESGIVSIDPRKTYELGELIDVAQRTNPETRVAWERARQAAIAAGLVEGSYYPVLALVATGAVAHVPLPIPTTVVPGGVFTADTQFVIPALSLEWLLLDFGRRRALVDAAQALTMEATAGFNAKHQQIVFDVTRQFHALTAVRGKVAADRAALASARSLEAAAAERKQNGLATLPEVLQAQEETARATYELEDALAEEHDARMALLETIGIRPGTPIDVADVSQQPLPPALDESVDEAIDRALTQRPDLIARLASVRVKEAEVRKANADYWPRLVARTAVASNIGQLKVEDSAYQGVHELQYDAGFRFEWTLFEGFERRNKVYLAESRQQEAEDELDHAKDKAVREVWKAYNDTKVALAKHHAAAALLAASDKAWAATLESYQNGLATFPDVREAERNLARARTLDQAARAEVLTRAAAFALSTGDLARP, translated from the coding sequence TTGCCGGCCTACGAGGCGGCGCTGTCGCAGACCGAGCACGCACGCGAGTCGGGGATCGTGTCCATCGATCCGCGCAAGACCTACGAGCTTGGGGAGCTGATCGACGTCGCGCAGCGCACCAATCCGGAGACTCGCGTCGCCTGGGAACGCGCGCGTCAGGCCGCCATCGCCGCGGGCCTGGTGGAAGGATCGTACTATCCCGTCCTCGCATTGGTGGCGACGGGCGCCGTGGCTCACGTCCCGCTCCCGATTCCGACGACGGTCGTTCCCGGCGGTGTCTTCACGGCCGACACGCAGTTCGTCATCCCCGCGCTCAGCCTGGAGTGGCTGCTGCTCGACTTCGGGCGGCGCCGCGCCCTCGTGGATGCAGCGCAGGCGCTGACCATGGAGGCGACCGCCGGCTTCAACGCCAAGCACCAGCAGATCGTCTTCGACGTCACGCGCCAGTTCCATGCGTTGACGGCCGTGCGCGGCAAGGTTGCCGCCGACCGTGCCGCCCTCGCGTCCGCTCGGAGCCTCGAGGCCGCCGCGGCCGAACGCAAGCAGAACGGGCTCGCCACGCTTCCCGAGGTCCTGCAGGCGCAGGAGGAGACCGCGCGCGCGACCTACGAGCTCGAGGACGCCCTCGCCGAGGAGCACGACGCTCGGATGGCGCTGCTCGAGACCATCGGCATCCGCCCCGGCACGCCGATCGACGTCGCCGACGTCTCACAGCAGCCACTGCCACCCGCGCTCGACGAGTCGGTCGACGAGGCGATCGATCGGGCACTGACGCAGCGCCCCGACCTGATTGCGCGGCTCGCGAGCGTACGTGTCAAGGAAGCCGAGGTGCGCAAGGCGAACGCGGACTATTGGCCGCGCCTCGTCGCGCGCACGGCGGTCGCGAGCAACATCGGGCAGCTGAAGGTCGAGGACAGCGCGTATCAGGGCGTCCACGAGCTCCAGTACGACGCGGGCTTCCGGTTCGAGTGGACGCTGTTCGAGGGGTTCGAGCGCCGGAACAAGGTGTACCTCGCCGAGTCGCGGCAGCAAGAAGCCGAGGACGAGCTGGATCACGCCAAGGACAAGGCCGTGCGTGAGGTCTGGAAGGCGTACAACGACACGAAGGTAGCCCTGGCCAAGCATCATGCGGCGGCGGCATTGCTCGCGGCCTCCGACAAGGCATGGGCCGCCACGCTCGAGTCTTACCAAAACGGGCTCGCCACGTTCCCCGACGTCCGTGAGGCGGAGCGGAACCTGGCGCGCGCGCGGACGCTCGACCAAGCCGCCCGGGCGGAGGTGTTGACGCGGGCTGCGGCCTTCGCGCTCAGCACCGGCGACCTGGCGCGACCCTGA